A stretch of Bos mutus isolate GX-2022 chromosome 8, NWIPB_WYAK_1.1, whole genome shotgun sequence DNA encodes these proteins:
- the TESK1 gene encoding dual specificity testis-specific protein kinase 1 yields the protein MAGERPPLRGPGPGPGEAPGEGPPGPGGAGGGPGRGRPSSYRALRSAVSSLARVDDFHCAEKIGAGFFSEVYKVRHRQSGQVMVLKMNRLPSNRGNTLREVQLMNRLRHPNILRFMGVCVHQGQLHALTEYMNGGTLEQLLSSPEPLSWPVRLRLALDIARGLRYLHAKGVFHRDLTSKNCLIRREDRGFTAVVGDFGLAEKIPVYREGARKEPLAVVGSPYWMAPEVLRGELYDEKADVFAFGIVLCELIARVPADPDYLPRTEDFGLDVPAFRALVGGDCPLPFLLLAIHCCSMEPQTRAPFTEITQHLEWILEQLPEPASLPRVPLTRGQGSVPRGGPSATLPRPDPRLSRSRSDLFLPPSPESPPNWGDNLTRVNPFSLREDLRGGKIKLLDTPSKPVAPLPLVPPSLLPSTQLPLVTTPETLVQPGTPVRRCRSLPSSPELPRRMETALPGPGPPAVGPSAEEQMECEGSSPEPEPPRPAPQLPLAMAVATDNFISTCSSASQPWSPRSGPPLNNNPPAVVVNSPQGWAGEPWNRAQHSLPRAAALERTEPSPPPSAPREPEEGLPCPGCCLGPFSFGFLSMCPRPAPAVARYRNLNCEAGSLLCHRGHHTKPPTPSLQLPGARS from the exons ATGGCCGGGGAACGGCCCCCACTACGGGGCCCTGGGCCCGGGCCTGGAGAGGCGCCGGGGGAGGGGCCCCCGGGGCCGGGGGGAGCGGGAGGAGGCCCGGGCCGGGGCCGCCCCTCCTCCTACCGGGCTCTCCGCAGCGCCGTGTCCAGCCTGGCACGCGTGGACGATTTCCACTGCGCCGAGAAGATCGGGGCCGGCTTCTTCTCTGAGGTCTACAAG GTTCGGCACCGACAGTCAGGGCAAGTCATGGTGCTGAAAATGAACAGGCTCCCCAGTAACCGGGGAAACACGCTACGGGAGGTGCAGCTGATGAACCGGCTTCGGCACCCCAACATCCTAAG GTTCATGGGGGTCTGCGTGCACCAAGGGCAGCTGCACGCTCTTACAGAG TATATGAACGGGGGGACCCTGGAACAGCTGCTCAGCTCCCCCGAGCCCCTATCCTGGCCTGTCAGGCTCCGCCTGGCTTTGGACATCGCCCGTGGCCTGCGGTACCTGCATGCCAAAGGGGTGTTCCACCGAGACCTCACATCCAAG AACTGTCTGATCCGACGGGAAGACCGAGGCTTCACAGCTGTTGTGGGTGACTTCGGGCTGGCTGAAAAGATTCCTGTGTATAG GGAAGGGGCAAGGAAGGAGCCGTTGGCTGTGGTGGGCTCCCCGTACTGGATGGCTCCAGAGGTGTTGCGAGGCGAGCTGTATGATGAGAAG GCTGATGTCTTTGCCTTTGGGATTGTCCTCTGTGAGCTCATCGCACGAGTACCTGCAGACCCTGACTACCTACCCCGGACCGAG GACTTTGGGCTGGATGTGCCTGCTTTCAGGGCCCTGGTAGGGGGTGACTGCCCGCTGCCTTTCCTGCTCCTGGCCATCCACTGCTGCAGT ATGGAACCTCAAACTCGTGCTCCCTTCACTGAAATCACCCAGCACCTGGAGTGGATCCTGGAGCAGCTGCCTGAGCCAGCCTCCCTCCCGCGGGTCCCCCTGACACGTGGTCAGG GATCTGTTCCGAGAGGGGGTCCCTCTGCCACACTCCCCAGGCCAGACCCCCGGCTCTCCCGAAGCCGGTCAGACCTCTTCCTACCCCCATCGCCAGAATCACCCCCCAACTGGGGGGACAATCTGACTCGAGTCAACCCCTTTTCACTACGGGAAGACCTCAGAGGTGGCAAGATCAAGCTCCTGGACACACCCAGCAAGCCAGTCGCCCCTCTACCCCTTGTACCTCCATCGCTACTGCCCTCCACCCAGCTGCCCCTGGTGACCACTCCGGAGACCTTGGTCCAGCCTGGGACACCTGTCCGCCGCTGCCGCTCGCTACCGTCATCCCCTGAGCTTCCCCGACGTATGGAGACAGCACTGCCAGGTCCTGGCCCTCCTGCTGTGGGCCCCTCAGCCGAAGAGCAGATGGAGTGTGAGGGCAGCAGCCCTGAGCCAGAACCCCCAAGACCAGCCCCGCAGCTGCCCCTGGCCATGGCCGTGGCCACAGACAACTTCATCAGCACCTGTTCTTCAGCCTCTCAGCCCTGGTCCCCTAGATCAGGACCTCCCCTTAACAACAACCCCCCAGCTGTGGTGGTGAACTCCCCGCAAGGCTGGGCAGGGGAGCCCTGGAACCGGGCCCAGCATAGTCTGCCCCGTGCAGCAGCCCTGGAGCGGACAGAACCCTCGCCGCCCCCTTCAGCTCCCCGGGAGCCTGAGGAGGGACTGCCCTGCCCAGGCTGCTGCCTTGGCCCCTTCAGCTTTGGCTTCCTGTCCATGTGCCCCCGCCCCGCACCAGCTGTGGCCCGCTACCGCAACCTGAACTGTGAGGCGGGCAGTCTCCTCTGCCACCGAGGGCACCACACCAAGCCACCCACTCCCAGCCTGCAGCTGCCTGGGGCACGCTCTTAG
- the CD72 gene encoding B-cell differentiation antigen CD72, with product MAEAITYADLRFVKAPLKKSNSSRLGHDPETDEDGELTYENVPPGTGGPSSLASSGLRDKAGAQSEQPTAAWSPVTSPAAGRILWCHAACMRYLVLGLLLTCLLCGVAATCLGVRYLQVSRQLQQMNRVLEATNSSLRQQLSQKITQLGQREEDLQGSRRKLAQSQETLQVEQKAGQATRQQLQACQSDGEKTKEALRNKETERMNLEQRLNSMQERLQPFFKCSTPGSCCPLGWIQNERSCFYISVTKRNWMESQSHCKSLSSDLAKISDSSYPYAISQISIRNLRKVVPQGEYWVAHRNPFWQPDHTKQSWYPSPKCPTLEIKWANLDSKTDSSCHLPLLSICEMSAFRSPDRDHSLH from the exons ATGGCTGAGGCCATCACCTATGCAGACCTGCGGTTTGTGAAGGCTCCCCTGAAGAAGAGCAACTCCAGCCGGCTAGGACACG aCCCAGAGACTGATGAAGATGGTGAACTCACCTATGAGAATGTGCCTCCAGGCACAGGAGGACCCTCAAGCTTGGCCTCCTCTGGATTACGGGATAAAGCAG GGGCTCAGTCGGAGCAGCCAACAGCTGCCTGGAGCCCCGTGACGTCACCAGCTGCCGGGCGGATTCTCTGGT GCCATGCAGCCTGCATGCGGTACCTGGTTCTGGGCCTGCTCCTCACCTGCCTGCTGTGCGGGGTGGCTGCCACCTGCCTGGGAGTGCGCT ATCTGCAGGTGTCTCGGCAGCTCCAGCAAATGAACAGGGTTCTGGAAGCCACCAACAGCAGTCTGAGGCAGCAGCTGAGCCAGAAGATAACCCAgctggggcagagggaagaggaTTTGCAGGGATCCAGGAGGAAGCTGGCCCAGAGTCAGGAAACACTACAGGTGGAACAGAAGGCTGGCCAGGCTACCAGACAACAGTTGCAGGCCTGCCAGTCTGACGGAGAGAAGACGAAAGAGGCCTTGAGAAATAAGGAGACAGAGAGGATGAACTTGGAGCAGAGGCTGAACAGTATGCAGGAAAGGCTACAACCCTTCTTCAAGTGCTCCACCCCAG GTTCCTGCTGTCCCTTGGGATGGATACAGAATGAGAGGAGTTGCTTTTACATCTCAGTTACTAAGAGAAATTGGATGGAAAGCCAAAGCCACTGTAAATCTCTGTCTTCTGATTTGGCCAAAATCAGCGACAGTTCTTATCCATATGCA ATTTCTCAGATTTCTATCAGAAACTTACGGAAGGTGGTGCCACAAGGTGAATACTGGGTTGCCCACAGAAATCCGTTCTGGCAGCCTGATCATACAAAACAGAGTTG GTATCCCAGTCCAAAATGTCCCACGCTAGAAATCAAGTGGGCGAATCTGGACTCAAAGACAGATTCATCCTGtcaccttcctcttctctccatctGTGAGATGTCAGCTTTCAGGTCTCCAGACAGGGACCACTCTTTGCACTGA